One window of Flavobacterium ammonificans genomic DNA carries:
- the sucC gene encoding ADP-forming succinate--CoA ligase subunit beta, which yields MNIHEYQGKEILSSYGVRIQRGIVANSPVEAVAAAKQLTAETGTGWYVVKAQVHAGGRGKGGGVKLAKNLQQVEEISEQIIGMQLITPQTSAEGKKVHKVLIAEDVYYPGESETSEFYVSVLLNRATGRNMIMYSTEGGMDIEEVAEHTPHLIFTEEIDPAVGLQGFQARRIAFNLGLSGNAFKEMVKFIDSLYNAYIGSDASMFEINPVLKTSDDKILAVDAKVNIDDNALYRQKAYADMRDIREENPIEVEAKEVGLNYVDLDGTVGCMVNGAGLAMATMDLIKYAGFEPANFLDVGGTADAKRVETAFRIILKDPNVKAILINIFGGIVRCDRVAQGVVDAYKNMGDAIKVPIIVRLQGTNAAIAKELIDNSGMPILSAVEFQEAADQVQAALS from the coding sequence ATGAACATACACGAATATCAAGGAAAAGAAATTTTATCTAGTTACGGAGTTCGCATTCAACGCGGCATTGTAGCTAATAGTCCAGTAGAAGCTGTTGCTGCAGCAAAACAATTAACAGCTGAGACCGGAACAGGTTGGTACGTTGTTAAAGCACAAGTTCACGCAGGTGGTCGTGGAAAAGGTGGTGGAGTTAAGTTGGCTAAAAACTTACAACAAGTAGAAGAGATTTCTGAGCAAATCATCGGAATGCAATTGATCACTCCTCAAACTTCTGCTGAAGGAAAAAAAGTACATAAAGTTTTAATTGCTGAGGATGTGTATTATCCTGGTGAAAGTGAAACTTCTGAGTTTTATGTTTCTGTTTTATTGAACAGAGCTACGGGACGCAATATGATTATGTATTCTACTGAAGGTGGAATGGATATCGAAGAAGTGGCTGAACACACTCCACATTTAATCTTTACAGAAGAAATTGATCCAGCTGTTGGATTACAAGGATTCCAAGCAAGACGAATTGCTTTTAATTTAGGACTTTCTGGAAATGCGTTTAAAGAAATGGTAAAATTCATCGATTCTTTATACAATGCATATATCGGTTCAGATGCTTCTATGTTTGAAATTAACCCAGTATTAAAAACATCTGATGATAAAATTTTAGCTGTAGATGCTAAAGTAAATATTGATGATAACGCTTTATACAGACAAAAAGCATATGCTGACATGCGTGATATCCGTGAGGAAAATCCAATTGAAGTAGAAGCAAAAGAAGTTGGATTAAACTATGTTGATCTTGACGGAACTGTAGGATGTATGGTAAACGGAGCTGGATTAGCGATGGCTACCATGGATTTGATTAAATATGCAGGTTTTGAACCAGCTAACTTCCTTGACGTAGGAGGAACTGCTGATGCAAAACGTGTTGAGACTGCTTTCCGTATTATCTTAAAAGATCCTAACGTAAAAGCTATCTTAATCAATATTTTTGGCGGAATTGTTCGTTGTGACCGTGTGGCACAAGGTGTAGTTGATGCTTACAAAAATATGGGTGATGCAATTAAAGTGCCAATCATTGTTCGTTTACAAGGTACTAATGCTGCCATTGCAAAAGAATTAATTGATAATTCAGGAATGCCAATCTTATCTGCTGTTGAATTCCAAGAAGCAGCTGACCAAGTTCAAGCGGCACTTTCTTAA
- a CDS encoding DUF1456 family protein, whose amino-acid sequence MTNNDIFKKLRVALMLRDDQIVEILELVDFRISKSELGAFFRDEKHENYMECGDQVLRNFLNGLVIHLRGTKENPKNPNEVLAKHKAEIPKKENSKDRPEFKASTKDPEKARGDQKPKSFAGAKKPFKKNNAKATPKVQVVEKVQFKNGKKNS is encoded by the coding sequence ATGACCAATAACGATATCTTTAAAAAATTACGTGTCGCTTTGATGCTTCGTGATGATCAAATAGTTGAGATTTTAGAATTAGTTGATTTTAGAATTTCGAAATCAGAGTTAGGTGCTTTCTTTCGTGATGAAAAACACGAAAACTATATGGAATGTGGTGATCAAGTGTTGCGTAATTTCTTGAATGGTTTAGTGATTCATTTGAGAGGAACCAAAGAAAACCCAAAAAATCCTAATGAGGTTTTAGCCAAACACAAAGCTGAAATTCCAAAGAAAGAAAATTCAAAAGACCGACCTGAATTTAAAGCCAGTACTAAAGATCCAGAAAAAGCAAGAGGAGATCAAAAACCCAAATCATTTGCTGGAGCAAAAAAACCGTTTAAGAAAAATAATGCTAAAGCAACTCCCAAAGTACAAGTGGTAGAAAAAGTACAATTCAAAAACGGTAAGAAAAATTCATAA
- a CDS encoding dipeptide epimerase, translating into MEMILKAYDLKLKHTFTISRKSIDVQPCVIVTLRDGKFAGFGEASSNPYYNITVPMMIADLEKIRSIIESSGTETPEVFWTKIFPYLKDNLFALCALDNAYNDLYARKKGKKLYELWGYTTEKNPLTDYTIGIAPIEKMVAKMEELPWPIYKIKLGTQEDIAIVKALRQHSNAIFRIDANCGWGVDETIRNSIELKKLGVEFLEQPLQADDWDGHKEVFKHSALPIIADESCIKEEDVAKCFQHFHGVNIKLAKCGGITPGRRMIQEAKRLGLRTMAGCMTESTVGISAIAHILPELDYVDMDGPLLLSEDIASGVTMEFGKISYAEGNGTGVHLF; encoded by the coding sequence ATGGAAATGATTTTAAAAGCCTACGACCTCAAATTGAAACATACTTTTACCATTTCCAGAAAGTCAATTGATGTACAACCTTGTGTAATTGTAACTTTAAGAGACGGTAAATTTGCCGGATTTGGCGAAGCTTCTTCCAATCCCTATTATAATATTACGGTACCTATGATGATAGCTGATTTAGAAAAAATCAGATCGATTATTGAATCCTCAGGAACTGAAACCCCAGAAGTATTTTGGACCAAAATATTTCCCTATTTAAAAGACAACTTATTTGCTTTGTGCGCTTTAGACAATGCATACAACGATTTATACGCGCGCAAAAAAGGAAAGAAGTTATATGAATTATGGGGATATACCACTGAAAAAAATCCATTGACAGATTATACTATCGGCATAGCACCTATTGAAAAAATGGTAGCTAAAATGGAAGAATTGCCTTGGCCGATTTATAAAATTAAATTAGGAACACAAGAAGACATAGCCATTGTAAAAGCACTTCGACAACACAGTAACGCCATTTTTAGAATTGATGCCAATTGTGGTTGGGGTGTCGATGAAACAATTCGTAATTCAATTGAATTGAAAAAGCTTGGCGTAGAATTTTTAGAGCAACCCTTACAAGCTGATGATTGGGACGGACATAAAGAAGTGTTTAAACATTCCGCTTTACCTATAATAGCAGATGAAAGTTGTATCAAAGAAGAAGATGTAGCGAAATGCTTTCAGCATTTTCACGGAGTCAATATTAAATTGGCCAAATGTGGTGGAATTACTCCTGGAAGACGAATGATTCAAGAAGCCAAGCGATTAGGGTTACGAACCATGGCAGGTTGTATGACCGAATCTACCGTTGGTATTTCTGCTATTGCGCATATATTACCTGAATTAGATTATGTTGATATGGATGGTCCTTTACTATTGAGTGAAGATATTGCTAGTGGAGTTACTATGGAATTCGGAAAAATTAGTTATGCAGAAGGTAACGGAACCGGAGTGCATTTATTCTAA
- the uvrB gene encoding excinuclease ABC subunit UvrB — protein sequence MNFQVVSDYQPKGDQPQAIEKLARGIIEGEQFQTLLGVTGSGKTFTVANVIQEVQRPTLVLAHNKTLAAQLYSEFKQFFPNNAVEYFVSYYDYYQPEAFMPVTGVFIEKDLSINEELEKMRLSTTSSLLSGRRDILVVASVSCLYGIGNPVEFQKNVIALERDQVISRTKLLHSLVQSLYARTEADFNPGTFRIKGDTVEVFPSYADDAFRIHFFGDEIEEIESFDVKNAQVLEKFEKLTIYPANMFVTSPDVLQNAIWEIQQDLVKQVDYFKEIGKHLEAKRLEERTNFDLEMIRELGYCSGIENYSRYLDGRAAGTRPFCLLDYFPKDFLMVVDESHVTLSQVHAMYGGDRSRKENLVEYGFRLPAAMDNRPLKFEEFEAMQNQVIYVSATPADYELQKTDGVVVEQVIRPTGLLDPIIEVRPSLNQIDDLIEEIQQRCELDERVLVTTLTKRMAEELAKYLTKVSIRCRYIHSDVDTLERIEIMQDLRKGLFDVLIGVNLLREGLDLPEVSLVAILDADKEGFLRSHRSLTQTIGRAARNLNGKAIMYADKITDSMQKTIDETNYRRTKQINFNIENNQVPQALNKKIDSAFTKNPLVEYELGHTLNIAAEAETAYLSKSEIDKLIREKRKSMEKAAKELDFMQAAKLRDEIKKLQEQAD from the coding sequence ATGAATTTCCAAGTAGTATCTGATTACCAACCCAAAGGCGACCAACCACAAGCGATTGAAAAATTAGCTCGTGGCATCATTGAGGGTGAACAGTTTCAAACCTTATTAGGAGTAACGGGATCCGGAAAAACATTTACAGTAGCCAATGTCATTCAGGAAGTACAACGACCTACTTTGGTTTTGGCACACAATAAAACCTTGGCAGCCCAATTATATTCGGAATTCAAACAATTTTTTCCCAACAATGCTGTAGAGTACTTTGTTTCCTACTACGATTACTATCAGCCTGAAGCTTTTATGCCAGTTACAGGAGTATTTATTGAAAAGGATTTATCCATCAATGAAGAACTAGAAAAAATGCGTTTAAGCACGACCTCTTCCCTTCTTTCAGGCCGAAGAGATATTTTAGTAGTAGCTTCAGTTTCCTGTTTGTACGGTATTGGAAATCCGGTAGAATTTCAAAAAAATGTAATTGCCTTGGAACGCGACCAGGTGATTTCGAGAACCAAATTATTGCATAGTTTAGTTCAAAGTTTATACGCGCGTACCGAAGCTGATTTTAATCCAGGAACTTTTCGAATTAAAGGTGACACAGTCGAAGTTTTTCCAAGTTATGCCGATGATGCTTTCCGAATTCACTTCTTTGGTGACGAAATTGAAGAAATAGAAAGTTTTGATGTCAAAAATGCGCAGGTGCTAGAAAAGTTTGAAAAACTGACTATCTACCCCGCCAATATGTTTGTGACTTCGCCAGATGTTTTGCAAAATGCTATTTGGGAAATCCAACAAGATTTAGTCAAACAAGTTGATTATTTTAAAGAAATAGGCAAACATTTAGAAGCCAAGCGTCTTGAAGAGCGCACTAATTTCGATTTAGAAATGATTCGAGAATTGGGGTATTGTTCGGGTATCGAAAATTATTCCCGTTACCTTGATGGACGAGCAGCTGGAACACGACCGTTCTGTTTATTGGATTATTTTCCAAAGGATTTTTTAATGGTGGTAGACGAAAGTCACGTAACCCTCTCACAAGTTCACGCGATGTATGGAGGCGACCGAAGTCGAAAAGAGAACTTAGTAGAATATGGTTTTCGATTACCAGCGGCCATGGATAACCGTCCGTTGAAATTTGAGGAGTTTGAGGCGATGCAAAATCAAGTTATTTATGTCTCAGCTACTCCTGCCGACTATGAATTACAAAAAACAGATGGAGTTGTTGTAGAACAAGTCATTCGCCCTACGGGTCTTTTGGATCCAATTATTGAAGTGCGACCAAGTTTGAATCAGATCGACGATTTGATTGAAGAAATTCAGCAACGTTGTGAACTGGACGAAAGAGTTTTGGTGACCACCTTGACCAAAAGAATGGCGGAAGAATTGGCCAAATACTTGACTAAAGTGTCTATTCGATGTCGCTATATTCACTCGGACGTTGATACTTTGGAGCGAATTGAAATTATGCAAGATTTACGAAAAGGCCTATTTGATGTTTTGATTGGCGTCAACTTATTACGAGAAGGATTGGATTTACCCGAAGTTTCTTTGGTGGCCATTTTGGATGCTGACAAAGAAGGTTTTTTGAGAAGCCATCGTTCGTTAACACAAACTATTGGTCGTGCTGCCCGAAACCTGAATGGAAAAGCCATTATGTATGCTGACAAAATCACGGATAGTATGCAAAAAACGATTGACGAAACCAATTACCGAAGAACAAAGCAGATTAATTTCAATATCGAAAATAATCAAGTTCCTCAAGCTTTGAATAAGAAAATAGATTCGGCTTTTACCAAAAATCCTTTGGTGGAATACGAATTAGGACATACATTAAACATTGCGGCTGAAGCTGAAACTGCTTATTTATCTAAATCAGAAATTGACAAATTGATTCGCGAAAAGCGCAAATCAATGGAAAAAGCTGCCAAAGAACTGGACTTTATGCAAGCCGCAAAATTGCGTGACGAAATCAAAAAATTACAAGAACAAGCCGACTAA
- the rlmF gene encoding 23S rRNA (adenine(1618)-N(6))-methyltransferase RlmF → MEKQQVLAPILKQKLHPRNLDNSGYHFDQLINSCSELANFVFTNPHKIQTIDFANPEAVKTLNKALLAFHYGIQNWNIPKNYLCPPIPGRADYIHYIADLLAASNNGSIPQGETVQGLDIGIGANCIYPIIGNGSYGWSFVGTDIDENAIQNCKKIIQNNSKLIDAISLQLQTESRFIFKNIITPEDKFAFTVCNPPFHKSEEEANKGTLRKISNLKQQKTKKVALNFGGQNGELWCDGGELRFITQMIYESVKYTMNCMWFTTLVSKKENLASIYKTLNKVNAVQIKTIDMAQGQKTSRFVAWTFMTLEQRKNWQF, encoded by the coding sequence ATGGAAAAACAACAAGTACTAGCACCGATACTAAAACAAAAATTACACCCTCGAAATCTTGATAATTCAGGTTATCATTTTGACCAATTAATTAATTCCTGTTCTGAACTTGCTAATTTTGTTTTTACCAATCCGCATAAGATTCAAACCATTGATTTTGCTAATCCTGAAGCTGTAAAAACACTAAACAAGGCGTTATTAGCTTTCCATTATGGAATTCAAAATTGGAATATCCCTAAAAACTACCTCTGCCCTCCCATTCCAGGTCGTGCTGATTATATTCATTACATAGCTGATTTATTAGCTGCAAGTAACAACGGTAGTATTCCACAAGGTGAAACAGTTCAAGGTTTAGATATTGGAATTGGAGCCAATTGTATCTATCCAATTATAGGAAATGGATCTTACGGATGGAGTTTTGTTGGGACAGATATCGATGAAAATGCCATTCAAAATTGCAAAAAAATCATTCAAAATAACTCTAAACTAATTGATGCAATTAGTTTGCAACTACAAACTGAATCCCGTTTTATTTTTAAAAACATCATTACTCCTGAAGATAAATTTGCTTTTACTGTTTGTAATCCGCCCTTTCATAAATCGGAAGAAGAAGCAAACAAAGGAACCCTTCGGAAAATATCGAATTTAAAACAGCAAAAGACCAAAAAAGTGGCACTCAACTTTGGTGGTCAAAATGGGGAGTTGTGGTGTGATGGTGGCGAACTGCGATTCATCACTCAAATGATTTACGAAAGTGTAAAATATACTATGAATTGTATGTGGTTTACTACTTTAGTATCCAAAAAAGAAAATCTTGCTAGCATTTATAAAACTTTAAATAAAGTAAATGCCGTCCAAATAAAAACTATCGATATGGCTCAAGGCCAAAAAACAAGTCGTTTTGTAGCATGGACTTTTATGACTTTGGAACAACGAAAAAATTGGCAATTTTAG
- a CDS encoding thiamine diphosphokinase — translation MSSHHIVRDDQEPALIIANGASCQPELLGQLLEWSPLVVVLDSAMERVMELDIKVDVLIGDFDRNFDPEKYQEEQFPIEIIHTPDQNKTDLEKAFDYLIARNIPAVNVVWATGKRADHTITNITSISKYRNVLKIVLLDDHSKIFLLSKKFEKWYTANTPISLIPIGNVTGIRSFNLFYPLQNDTLTLGYRTGSSNHVTQDGIVTIEHEDGDLLLMECID, via the coding sequence ATGTCTTCACATCATATCGTTAGAGACGACCAAGAACCGGCTTTAATTATTGCTAATGGCGCCTCGTGCCAACCTGAATTATTAGGACAATTACTAGAGTGGTCTCCGCTCGTAGTGGTATTAGATTCAGCTATGGAACGCGTTATGGAATTGGATATCAAAGTAGATGTTTTAATAGGTGATTTTGATCGTAATTTTGATCCAGAAAAGTACCAAGAAGAACAATTTCCAATTGAAATCATTCATACACCCGATCAAAACAAAACCGATTTAGAAAAGGCATTTGATTATTTGATAGCGCGAAATATCCCTGCAGTAAATGTCGTTTGGGCAACTGGTAAAAGAGCCGATCATACTATAACTAATATAACGTCTATTTCTAAATACCGTAATGTTTTAAAAATTGTCCTTTTAGACGACCATTCCAAAATATTTTTATTATCCAAAAAGTTTGAAAAATGGTACACCGCTAACACTCCCATTTCTTTAATACCGATAGGAAATGTGACAGGAATTCGTTCTTTCAATTTATTTTACCCACTTCAAAATGACACTCTTACTTTAGGATATCGAACTGGAAGTAGCAATCATGTAACTCAAGATGGAATTGTAACCATAGAGCACGAAGATGGTGATTTACTCTTGATGGAATGTATTGATTAA